The nucleotide sequence AGACAGTTCAACGATAAATGAAATTTGCACTACCTCACCTCCGAGCTTTTCAACTAATTCACAAGCAGCTTCTGCAGTTCCTCCTGTAGCTAACAAATCATCGTGAACCAATACTTTATCACTCTTATTGATTGCGTCTTTGTGAATTTCAATTTTATCAAGTCCATATTCAAGTTGATAAGTTTGTGATTCTTTTTCAGCAGGAAGTTTGCCTGGTTTTCTAATAGGAACGAAACCTGCATTCAATTCATTCGCAAGCAGAGCTCCGAATATGAATCCACGTGATTCAATTGCAACTACTTTATCAATATTCAGTCCCTTCAGAGAAGAAAGTAGCTGTGATAATGTATCTTTGACTGCGGTGGGATTCTTTAACAAAGTTGTTATATCTCTGAACATAATTCCTTTGATAGGAAAATCACGTATGCTCCGGATATATTTTTTAAGGTCAGATGACATAACGATGTTTACTTTTTAATTAGAAAATTTGTTAAACCATTTTGGAAATCTTTAGTAGTTCGGCTTATGGTATTTAGCCCAATGCAATATTCAACTGCATCTTCAACTGTCAGACCAGATACTTTACCAATCATGTTTTTTGTCATTAAAATACTTTGCTGCGAATTAGTTTTTATTTTAGACGCGATATTCAGTGCCTGTTCTAATGCATTATTATTTATATAGTTTACAAAACCAATCTCATACGCACACTTGCTATCAATAACTTCACCTGTTAACAACAATTGTTTTGCCAGTCCTTCACCCACTCTTCTGATAAGAAATGTTGAAACTATAGCTGCAAGGAATCCAATTTTTACTTCTGAATATCCGAATCTGGCATTTTCTTCATCAGCAACAATAATATCGCAAACTGATGCCAGACCACAACCACCTGCAATTGCTGCTCCGTTCACTGCAGCAATTATAACTTTTGGAAAGTTATATATCTTCAGAAATAATTCAGCTAAAGATCTGGAATCTTTCTCGTTCTCAAGCACAGAAAAATTTTGCAATCCGCTTAAGTATTCAAGATCAGCACCTGCACAAAATGAATTCCCTTCACCTGTGATGATTAAAACTCTAACATTACTGTCATTTTCTAAATCATTCAGTTTTGATTTTAGTTGACTTATCATATCCGGATGAAGTGCATTTCGTTTTTCTGGACGATTGAGTGTTATAATTCCAATTTCATCTTTTGTTTCATATTTGATCATAAATATTCCAATTTTAATTACTCAAACAAACGAACAATAAAATACATTTGCAAATAAGTTGAGATGAAAGCAAATAGAATTCCTCCGATTACTTGAGCTATCGTATGAACCTTCAACTGAACCCTCGACCATCCAACCAGAAATGTAATAAATGAAAAAAATAACATCTGCGGTCCTAAACAAAATGTAATAGCTGCGAGCGGTCCGGCTGAACCCATTGCGTGTGCACTAATTTTCCAATGTTTGTTTATCAATATGGTAATCATAGTATTAGAAATATAACAAAACCAAAAAGCTATTGAAATAATATTCACATTAAAAATAAGTAGAATGATCAATCCTACTAGATAAAATCCGGTTCCAATTACAAAAGGTAAAGTTCTTTCTTCTTTAATTGAAGCATCCAGATCAGCAAGTTTTTTACTTTTCCTTAATACAACGAATAGAATTATCGGAGCGATGAATCCAAACAGTAACGCAACTAAAAAAGTAATGAGTCTTTGAGTTAACTCTGTTTCGAGTGTAAAAGCAAAAAATGTAAAAACAACAATTGTAAAAGACGGCGGGACAAAAATTGTTGAAATGATCCTGGCGTGCTTATCAGTTGTATTCATTAGCAATGCTGAATTTATTTCAGCATCTTAAACTTTGAAAATTGAGATCCTGAAACAAGTTCAGGATGACATTGAAATTAATTACTGACAAATTCAACCTCAGTTTTAAGCAATTCAAGATATTTCAGTAACGCATCTTCAACAGGAGTATATTCAGTAAGTTTCATAAGTTCTGATCGTATTCGTGCAGCTCCGTACATACCTCTTTGATAACCAGCATAAAACTTTCGATGTTCTAATACTCCCCTCTTCTCGCCTTTTACTTTTACTGCAAGCTTAAGATGTTTTAGACACGTCCGTATTCGCATCTCTTCATCAACAACAGTTGTGATACTGCCCGTTGATAAAAGTTCTTTTGCTTCTTTAAATATCCAGGGATTGCCAATCGCTCCTCTTGCAATCATAACTCCATCAGCGCCTGTTTCATCGAATGCTTTTTTCACATCTTGGGCAGTTAAAACATTTCCATTAAGGATTACGGGGAAACTAACAACTTCTTTGAT is from Ignavibacteriota bacterium and encodes:
- a CDS encoding phosphatase PAP2 family protein: MNTTDKHARIISTIFVPPSFTIVVFTFFAFTLETELTQRLITFLVALLFGFIAPIILFVVLRKSKKLADLDASIKEERTLPFVIGTGFYLVGLIILLIFNVNIISIAFWFCYISNTMITILINKHWKISAHAMGSAGPLAAITFCLGPQMLFFSFITFLVGWSRVQLKVHTIAQVIGGILFAFISTYLQMYFIVRLFE
- a CDS encoding adenine phosphoribosyltransferase, giving the protein MSSDLKKYIRSIRDFPIKGIMFRDITTLLKNPTAVKDTLSQLLSSLKGLNIDKVVAIESRGFIFGALLANELNAGFVPIRKPGKLPAEKESQTYQLEYGLDKIEIHKDAINKSDKVLVHDDLLATGGTAEAACELVEKLGGEVVQISFIVELSFLNGREKLRKYNVNSLIIYEDEN
- a CDS encoding enoyl-CoA hydratase/isomerase family protein, which encodes MIKYETKDEIGIITLNRPEKRNALHPDMISQLKSKLNDLENDSNVRVLIITGEGNSFCAGADLEYLSGLQNFSVLENEKDSRSLAELFLKIYNFPKVIIAAVNGAAIAGGCGLASVCDIIVADEENARFGYSEVKIGFLAAIVSTFLIRRVGEGLAKQLLLTGEVIDSKCAYEIGFVNYINNNALEQALNIASKIKTNSQQSILMTKNMIGKVSGLTVEDAVEYCIGLNTISRTTKDFQNGLTNFLIKK